GTAGTCCTGTTTTCCCAGACCCAAAGTCGATTCTTTGTTGTAAGCGTGAGTTGTCGCATGTTCTTCTCGTATCAGGTCAAATTGACGGTACACCAGAATACGTGAGTAGTCCATTTTTTGTAATCGAAGAAGGTTGGACATTGTCTAGAAAGATCTTGGTAGCCTCATAGTTACCTGGTTTGCTTCTAAAGCCTGTTAACTGATCTACTGAAAGTAATTGTTGCTATCTTTGAGTCTCTCCTCTGGACGTTGTTCCGTCCTTGCCTTCAGACTGAAAATAATGCAACCTTTCCCACGTTCAGACAAGCTTGCTTTCCCATCCAACATTACGGATTCATCGCAGAGGTTCTGCGATCTGTTATGCGTTGGTGTGCAAAAATATCGTGTATCTCGTGACAAAATGTCACACGATGATCAGGCATCCACAGCGGTAACATTGATTGGCTTCGACTGTTTAACTATAACGTACTTTTAATCTTTTTTTCAGCCATGCTGGCGGCGCACCTCTCCGCAGACGTACCACGGGTATGTAACTTGTTTCACTTATAGCGAATTCCATTATGAGAGCAATCTTTGCCCCGCGCTGGGTGGGGTTCCAGTGCATGCTCTCGACGGCGTTGTGCTGGTTTGCTTCGTCAATGGAATGCTAACCGCCGTGTTCTCGTTCAGCTATGAGCGATTCCTGTGCTACGAGGAACCCTTCCAATAGCTTTGGCAATGCATTGTGCACGCGCAGCGAGCGTGCGCGCAATGCGTTGTCAAAGCTACCGGAAGGGTCCCTCGAAGCGCAGGGATCCCTCAGGGATACGGCGGTTACAGTCGTTCAAGCAGCGACGGGTGCTCTGCGCGTAGCACGTAACTAGCATGCTTTCTCGGGTTAGCTTTGGCCACGTAGGATTCCGCAAACAGCTTCGGAATCGCGCGTGCCTCGTCTCCTCTGCCGTGTTCCGCACACTTTGTCCAAAGGAGATCGGTAGGTGAAAATCTACTGCTCCTTGGAGCCAATGTTTTGCCAGTGCTCCGCCAATGGAACAGCTTTTCCTCCTTCCTGGGGCAAACTTTGACCCAGgtctgccaatggaatgcgccatTAGACAGCACATACTTTCAAAGCTTCTGCGTCTACGTAACCATAAAAGGCGTGACTTAAAAAGACAGTCAATGACTTTCCTGATGAAGCGGTACTTCGATTCCTTATTGCATAACAAGCCGTTACATGCGACAACATTGTAAAAGAGGGAAAGTAATGTCCTGGTATGTGTGTGAGGGGAATTTAAAAAATGTGACCGTAACTTGAACGGACAAGGGAAGCGAGTGCAATGATCGTCGTTCTCCGCGTATATATGATGGATGTTTTCATCTCTCTGATGTCCGTTTCAAATCGTCTGCTCAATTCTAGTATAAATACTTCCTCTACTGGCAGTAAGCAGGTAGCGTTTCCCAAATCTATGATAATGAGGCACATACACTTTGAAGACACACAAAAGGCAGCTTGAGCATAGAGTTTCACACTCTGTCGTTACAGGATAATTTATTAATACTCTAGAACACCATTATCCTCTCGTGACTACtataaagtcggcccaggacgcacattcccccagggcgtaagtcgtgacgttgcccacctctgtgaggccgacaacggcgagcccttgcaccatcaccaccaccaccaccaccaccgactgCAATACATAGTAGTAGTCAATATGCCATACGTAGTCGTTCGACGAAGTAACACTTGAGGCCATTCAGACACAAGGATGAACCGTACACTTAAAGCGGCGCTAAAGCGTAACAATTTACCTTGACAGCAAGATTAAAGGAACGGTAGGCATCCGCGGCTTCTTATACGCGAACGAAACCACAAGTTACACTTTCCCtctcctctccttctcaagacaTTGCAGGGCAACCTGTCATTGATCCCCTCAGACGATCTCCCGCTATGATTGAGGCAATCGTTCTAGGAGGCAAATGAAAGCACTGTGTTCGTACTTTTtcggaaggagagggagacAGGAAGCGTAAATTGTATTCATTCGGCGAATGAACGAATGCAGCAAAGGAATGCCGTGTCTTTTGTGCtggtaccagctcccgtggcatagtggttaaggtTCTTCCTTTCCACGCCGACACTGGGAGGTGAtacgggttcgattcccggcaccggctgtgctgtcggaCGTTTTTCCCTCGGCTTtccggagactttccagacgaatgttggcacagttccctctgaagtaggcccaggacgcatgataacccccttgtccccatctccttcctgctgttctctcccCATCTCTCCGCGTCTCTACAATgcgcatagccacagttggttcCCGGTGCTAACACGGGATCAAAACATGTGTTGGCGTCAAGGTACAGACATCTTTCATTCTGCGAGAAGAAGTTTTAGCATGTTAGAGTCCGTTTAAGGCAAAGATAgcttcagtttcggtttcatgtCAACCACATATTTGTAGCATCCTGATGAAGCAACCTGGAAAAAAAAGGACGGTGTGCTTTCACGGAAAAATCGGAAATGATAACGAAGCACCACTACAGAATTGTTGACTGATGTGTTCCAGAcgctttatttttttatttttttttgagAAACAGGGTGCTTCAGCAAGACGTAATATTTTCCCCAGCAAAGACGTCAGACGAGGCGCGGAGGAGCAGGCGGTTATGCCAGACCAGAAGTTCCGGAGAACCGTGACTTCACTGGTGGACCCGACTATGGTTCGGGCCCTGGGGTGACCTTTGATGATGCGGCTCCGGCTCGCGACTCTCAAGCTAGGCCACAAGGACCATCTGGTCACGGAGGCCACGACGACGGCAGCTACGACCATAGCAAAGACCACGGAGACCACGGAGAGTGGAGGCTAGAGGATGCCATACCAGGAACTCCAGAGTCTGACTACCCTACCTTCACTACCATTCCTGAAACCAGCTTCGATTGCAAGGCGCAGCAGTTTCAGCACGCCGGATATTTTGCTGATGTTGAGGCTCGGTGCCAGGTAACGATACTTTTTTTCTGCGCACGAAGTTTATTTCTTAGTATATTGAGAGGTGTACCACACATGTTCTCTGGAAATTCAATGCACTCGCGAACTATAATATCAGCACTCTTCATGACTTTCACCAACTTCGCGGACATCGGGGTTTGTCACAAAACGAACTCATCAATAACGAATTAACAGGAACGTGTTACTAATTGATGAAATATGTTGGTTCGTTAAGATTTCACAGATTCTTGCTAGCACGAAGCGGAGCCGTTTTTCGTCCGATAGATATTTACGTTCCCTCACTAGGTACTTTTTAAATTTGAAAGGTGTTCCACATCTGTCAAGAAGACGGCCGCCACGACAAATTCCTTTGCCCAGTGGGTACCATCTTCAACCAGAAGTACTTCGTTTGCGACTGGTGGAAGAACGTCGACTGCAACGAAGCCACCAGCTACTACAACCTCAACGACGAGCTCTACAAGGAGACTGGACCAACTCAGCAACACCACGGCAGCCAGGGTGGCAGCCAAGGCGCTGCAGCTCCAGCACCACGTCCGGCAGGCCAAGGTCAGTGCGCTCAAACGTTATAAGTCGTCGGTTCAAAGCATAGAGCTCTTGTAATATCTAGAAATCAAGCTAGCGAAACGGGACATCTCAACAAGTGTGTCGCCATGGTAGACAGGGGCCTAACATGTTAGGAAAGGTACCCCCTAGAAACTCCGTGCGCCGTTCTCGCGAGTCGCAGCATAAGATTTACGCACTACAATACCCGTTCCTTACGGAACAGGAAGCAATTTAAGCACGCACGATGATAGCAgagaaaacaaacacactgCAAGAACGTCATGCCACATATAGTCAAGCGGAAGGAAGCCCGAATTCAATTGGGTCGGATACCGGGGTgccgaagcggactggcgttcACGAGTGGGAAGACCGTGGCCGAATCCACCGTATCGATTATGGCGTCTTAAAATCTTCTATGCTCGGGCCTGGGACGAGGTATCGCATCCGTACAAGACGTTTGCTCTCCCCATTACTCTCTCTCACAGCTTATCTTCTAGCTATTCTCCGTATGATTTCTATGGTTCAAAGCTCCGTTCGGTGCAGTTGGGTACAACAGCAGCTGTGCTCTTCTGTTGAAAATTCGCGTGAACGACTGAGGGAAGCGCTGTCTGTGAAGAAGCTAAGGTTTTGTCCCCCGTTGTTGTGAGCGCTCCAATACTTTCTGTGTGATGTTTGTAGTGTTTGCTTTAGAATGACACtgtactctaaaaacagagcttcacagcATAGCCCGCTATGAGTCAACcattaccacgaatgatagggttatcgcctctgattcgaggagagagagggccTACGCCTTCTTGTGGCAGTTTGGAtttatggtaattgccacaaaaaggcgtacgcctccctctttcCTCAAATCGAAAGCGATAATAAGCTGCTTGTTGCACGGTTCTTCCCAGACAGTACAGCTCGctccaggatttgaacccgggagaGGCAATCCATTCAGCGCAGCTccccaataacttttgccatcacTCATTTCCATTGTTTCGATGCAAAAATCGGAATTGGAAATGTCACACGACGAAACGCACAAAATCCTGGCCCAAAAACGATGTTAAGTAAGCAAATTGTATGTTTTACTGCCATCTAGAGATTTTTACGGAAATCTCCATACTTTTGAACAAGTGATCTCCATACTTTTCCTCAAACGGGTGTGGCAATACTGTaatcagcgtcgtctgctaggaagagcagcgcggcctcccctcggggagggtattgaagtagttccttcgtgcgcgacatcacCGATCGGGGATCGCTCCGCCACTGGCTGGAGAAATTATACAACCGTGCCCCAACAGTACTTTATGCGTTAGGGCAAGGACAATCTCAGGTTCTATTGCGCAATATGTTTCATTCTCTTAGCTAGCGCGTGCTTGAGTACATCGAGTCTGGGAGCGCCTGTAGCGCCACCGCCATCTAACGATGGTCACGGTCCTCGAGGACTCCGATCGTCGCGTCTTGGTGCAACCCGACCTGGCAACGACGACACATGTCTTCGTACGCCACGACGGCCATCGGCAGCCCCTGCAGAACCCATACGACGGCCCCTACCTCGCCCGCGTACAACCTACCCCCTACCAAGCCCGCGTACATGGACATTCCGTCTTGCTCAGCGTTTTCAGCCCCCGTCTCTTCGGTCCCCTCCCCCGTGACTCCGGTTTCGTCCCCGTCTCGCCGGGTGAACTGGGACTCGAAACCGCCTACCCGCCTTCGGCTTTAGACTCTTTTTGTGTGCTCGCTCTCCGTGCTTCTAGAGGGGGGAGCCTGTACGCCACCGCCATCTAACGATGGCCACGGTCCTCGAGGACTGCTTCTTCTCTCTCGAGCTGTCTGTTCTTTTCGGGCAGTGCCGAAGTGGCACCGGGCAGTAAACACTGTTTTTCCCCTTCTGTCGGAGTTTAGTGTGGACCCGTTTACTCAGGTTTCAACATCTCGATGACGGACAATTGCTAGAACGTGTGTTTGTCAGCTGACGGTTCTCTGCAAAATAGCGTCGTGACAAAGCCAGTGGGCTCCTTCGTGACGACCGGAAATTTCTTTCACGTCAGCGGATCCACCTGCAAGGCGGCGAAAGATAAAGGAATGACCAAAACCCCCTCATAAACGGCTCTTACACCGATGATTTTATTACGCCTCTAGGGGGACCTCGCGGAAACGCATCCAGATGAATCAATGAAAGATACTCAGATACATTCCAGCACTCAGTTTCCCAATAGAACCATGTCAGTGTACCTCAGAAATTAGGCTCCTGGGTAGGTTTTCCACTTTCGTCATGAAGAAATACGGGTTGAGTGGATAAGACTagaagggagaggaggagaaCAGGATGGGACGATGGAAATATATGCGCAGGGAAATGATAGAGATAGAAGAGGAGAGAGCGTAGGAGAAGGCATATCAGGAGAGAAAGCAACGACAATTAAATTATGAACGATAATATCATTCGGTGTTATGGATCATGTGGAGAGAAAGCGCTCATACAGTAGGGTGCACGAAAACATAGGCTACTGCTTGTTCCAGGTCGACTGTCCACATTTCGAGGACAGTCGTTCGAGGAGTTCATAGAATTTATGGGAACGTCTGCCTAAAGGGCATGCGGTAAAATACTGACATAGTACCGACAATACCAAAAGACTACCGGTATTGCTTTTCAACCGGCAGCCGGCACGAGCAAAAAACAACCGATAAGGTGGCAAATCTACTTCCCATAGCCACGTTAATGGTTACCGAGCCCGAATTTGACAAATAAAATTAAGGCAGCAAATATGGTTTTGTCGCACCGCAAAGTATGCGTTGTAGGAAAACACCAGAGTACCCAGTGGTGCAGCAGGTCGTTATCGTTTTGGGATTGGAACGCCGGAATTTCTACTCTTCCCTAAGTGGGCTCGTGTTTACCTCCTAGTGACGACTCAAGGGGTCAGAGGCGTGCTCGTCTATGCGGAATAGAGGTTGATGATGACGATTGTATCTTTGAAACGAACACGAAAGGCGAATCAGCTCACAAGTGTGTGACTGATGCTGCGCGTGCCGCCGAGTAGGACTGcagataatttggaccacctggggttcttttgacgtgcgccggaaatctcctacacacggtgctggaagcaatgtttacctccacCACATTGCTATTATTGCTGTTGTGACTATGTGAAAGGCGAAATATATGtgctttgtgtgaataaactAGAAACAGAACACGGAAAATACTTTTATAATGTTTAACTAACTTACGAGAGTGACACTTTTTGCATACCAGAATAAACAAATCACCAGCACTCAAGAGAAACGCAAGCATAACGACGGCCTATAAGGCTCTACACTAAACTGAACGAGCACTTCTTGGAACTATTTAGACCAGTTGAGAGACTGTAGTAAACGATGTAGAATGGTCTTGGAGCTGTTCTACGGTATTCAATGTGTAGTTGAGAGGTTATCGGGATGTTCTTTATGGACATGTACCGAATCGTCCTCCCAAGCCCTGAGAATACCCCTAGAGGATGAAGTCATGTCACCCGCTGCATCTATTGAAAATCCGTGAAGCTAATGATCCTTACCCCACACCAGGCCCAGCCGGAGGCGGTGTCAGCGACTTTGGAACTCGGCCACAGACCGTCCCCGGAACCCCACAGGGTTCCAAGGACTACGGGCAGGACTACGAGGCACCGGAAAGGGGATACGGTGGCGGTGGCAGACGCCGTGGAAGCCAAGCTCAAGGCAGTGAATTGTCTCAGGTGTATTACTGGGACGACTAGATGTGACATACTCTGATGACAGAACACTTATTTTGCTGTGCGAGTTTGTTTAGTACATTAGGTTTAGTTTATGGTTCAGCTGTGGGTTATGTTTACTGTCCAGCGTTCTGTGAAATCAGTGTGAAAGTCATACCTATATGAGAAGTAGATTGCTTCTGCGTAAGGTCGATGACTTAATTCAGCGAAAGTGTCTATGTCACCGCTCCGTTCGTCTTTGTGTGCCTGAGTATACTGTTGACTGCGTTTTGCGATTCCGAGTACAAAAGGCAACTGTGGTCTACCGCTTTCTATTCTGTTGTGTCCGGTGTTTGATCATCGCTCTAAAGCTACGaattatgtattattattagtagATGTTTTCGTCGTCCGTTGTACATATGTCCTTGTATTAGCTATACCTTGCACGATATCTTGCTGCTCAAACTGGTGTCTGTGTAAACGATAATATGTTGTGTTTGTAACCAATATTTAAAGCATAGCTGTTGCCAAGTTTCCTGTGTTGAAATATCTTGCGTGCTTTGCGGATTTCATGAACTACCCCTGGGGAGAGCAAGTGATTTGTTGCACATAATTATTCACGCTGCTAAAATATCTTAAGACATAAGGACAAATACTGACACATGATGAAATTTAGGAATGACATCACGCTTACCTTTTCTCCTTCATGCTGGCGCGGAGTTCACGATGTGTACCTGCAAATACTTCGTCTAACACTCATTTCGTGCAGAAGCAATAAGACACTACGATCTACGTAAAGTTATTCATGTTCTTTACAGTATATATGTCGTGACCACGGCAGTAGGTCATTCTTTCTCACTGAGCAACTCGCATAATTAGAACATGGACATAATCAACGCGTAAGTACATGTTTCGCCAAAGAAACCAATACATGTGTAAAGGTTACTTGTAAATAACAGGGAGGGTGCGCGACCTGCATGGTTGTTCCTGTACTAACCTTGTATAGCCAGTGTTCCTTCAGCTTGGGCAATGTGTATGTATTCCTCTTGCTAGAGGCTACAGCTTCAATTATGATATCGCATGCTCTTTCTAACATGTGTGAGTTATCACGTATGCACATGTGAATTCATTGTGTTATAACATAGCTTCGTGCATGAGGTAGGCACAATCGTCATCCAAGGCATCACTAAGATTGGATAACCAAAGCGTCCCCACATCTTACAGCCTTATGTATAGAAAGAACCAGTAAGAAGTTGTAAGACTACGCAAGTCAatgtgaatatggtgcttttcttAATAAAGTGCGAATGAAATAGTTCGCCATAGCAAACGTTGTGGATTGAGCTCCAGGTACAGATATGGAGATACAGCACATGATGAGCCATGGTTCCTAATGTGGCGCTTTTGTTTTTATGCAAGGTTACTATACTGCAGAACTCCACCTCTTAGCTCACATTAAAGTTGTAGTAGCTACTGTGGTGTGGCTGTAGATAAACTGATAATAAAGAATAGAAGACATCCTGGTGCAGCGGCCGTCATGCGAGACAGTGGCATACCTGTCCGCTTGATGACTTGATGACGCGAACGCAAGGTTGAGTGACCGTGGTGGTTATGGCGAAGTTACAGTTCACTACCCGCAGAAGGACTACTTGCTTAGACCCCTGGGTAAGGTGGAGTCGACGAGAGCTGGTAACGCTCAAGTTCGTCATGCATACAGAACTGGAGCAATGTAATACACCCTGCATGTGGAGTCATGCAGCGTGAGGCACTGATTTACGACAAGTCCTGAGAAGCGCAGGGATAGGAACGCTCCAGTGCAGAACAGTGTCATGCAGGTGCCATATCACTGCTTCATGAAATTTACCTCTCCTCCTGCATGCATTAAAACCGCAAGTGCCTTGCACCGTCAGGCTGCACATCTGGGCGACACGGGGTGACATCCTGTGGTACATGGTAACTTTCAAAACCACGTTggtattgtcacgaagcgaaatgggtcggcgagtcgtcgaataaacagcgaacggtttattagactacttggtagcaaaacgcaagagtgatagctctctgaacacaactcagtccaaagaatgaatgctccagcttggagcgcacaagcatttaagcgtcgcgccgaaaagtctagaaacagcacgtgcgtttgccagagagcaggcgatgtgtctggaagcttcttgcttcttcttcagcatgcgccgggatgagatgtaccgtttcgtgcctccCCTGGAAGTTTcacgatgatgattcgtggcattgccccctccgtagacggggcatcggCTCGATGccgtttttctccttttttttcattttgtttttttccagccagtcttcagcgctacctgctgtagtacggcttgagttgaacgacgtgaactatttcagtcctcgggggtcgtcgagagggaacgctgccctcaggtaccacttcgtaatccaggtctccaatgcgtcgaagtactttgtagggaccgaagtacagctacagtagcttctcgctcaggccacGTCGTCggatcggcgtccaaacccataccaagtcgagtggactgaagcgtacgtctcgtcggcgcaaattgtatcttctttcatcggcGCGTTGTTGAtgaccaatccgtagtctggccagctggcgggcttcttctgctcgctgtgtgaagtccagagcgtcgttttccacatcactgggttcgtggggcagcatcgcgtccagcatagtcgatgtgtcatggccgtgtgcaaggcggaacggtgtgaattcCGCTGTTTCCTgcacagccgtgttataggcgaacgtgacgtaaggcagtatttcgtcccatgtcttgtgctcgacgtcgacgtacatcgaaatcatgtcggcaagggttttgtttaggcgttcggtgagcccgttcgtctgcggatggtacgccgttgtcctccgctgagcggtgtggctgagtcgaaggatttcttgtgttagcctgcttgtaaatgccgttcccctatcggtgattaaggcggtcggagctccgtgccgtagtacgatgttctcgatgaagaacttcgccacttctgttgctgtgccctgtggaagtgccttagtctcagcatagcgtgtcaggtagtcggtggcgacgattatccaacgatttccggaagacgaacgtgggaagggcccgagtagatccatcccaatctgctcgaacggcgccgacggcggtgcgattggctgaaggtacccagaaggtcgtaccggcggcgtttttcgtcgttggcattcccggcacgtccttacgtagtggtgtacggtcttggtcagttttggccagtagtacttttcccttatacgggccagtgtccggctgtatcccaaatgacctgatgacggttcgtcgtggcaggattcaagaatctcgatacgcatgtccccaggcacaacgagaagccacgtagcgccttgtggtgcgtggttttctttgtagaggacaccattacgtagggaaaaacttgggagtgatcttctgaagatgggaggaacattgtcggcgcggccctgcagatagtcgacgagtgtc
This portion of the Ornithodoros turicata isolate Travis chromosome 3, ASM3712646v1, whole genome shotgun sequence genome encodes:
- the LOC135389277 gene encoding uncharacterized protein LOC135389277: MLAAHLSADVPRQRRQTRRGGAGGYARPEVPENRDFTGGPDYGSGPGVTFDDAAPARDSQARPQGPSGHGGHDDGSYDHSKDHGDHGEWRLEDAIPGTPESDYPTFTTIPETSFDCKAQQFQHAGYFADVEARCQVFHICQEDGRHDKFLCPVGTIFNQKYFVCDWWKNVDCNEATSYYNLNDELYKETGPTQQHHGSQGGSQGAAAPAPRPAGQGPAGGGVSDFGTRPQTVPGTPQGSKDYGQDYEAPERGYGGGGRRRGSQAQGSELSQVYYWDD